GAACAGTTGATTCGCTTAATACAGAATGATCCCAAACAAAAACCCCATGCTGAAAATATTTTGCAGCATATGTTTAATGAAAAATATTTGATTCGTGCTGCAATCGTTCAGTCAAATAGCAAAGTATTGCTCAATGTTGGTTATCAAAGTCAGCAGTCTTGGCCAAAGCCCCCCACACAAGGTACTTTTGTCGGACCTCTTACAGCAAAGCATAATAATATTTACGCCACTCTTTTACACAATAATACGCAACAACCACCCGTTTGGCTCATGATTGAGTTGGACAATCAACCCTTAGAAATTGCCCACTATCGGGTCATGATCGTGTTGATTACCACAGGGCTATTTACTTTACTTTTATTATTACTGTGCTTAAATTTTTATTCTCGCCGTTGGATCGCACCAATGTACGAGATTCGTATGCAGTTACAACGTCTAAATGCTGACACGCTCGATCAGCACATGGTCATCAACAGTACAGGCGAGCTACGCCTACTACAACGTGACATTGCCAATGTGGTCAAACGTCTGCATTTTAGTTTCTTAGAATTAAAAGAACATACCGAACAAACTGAGGATGATTTAAGACGTACCTTAGATACACTCGAAGTGCAAAACATTACCTATAAACAGGCACGTGACCAAGCGATTTCATCCAATCAGGCAAAATCGGTCTTTTTAGCCAATATCAGTCATGAATTACGCACCCCATTAAACAGTATCGATGGCTTTATTCATTTATTGCTTCGACAAGATAATCTCAGCAATGACCAAAGCTTATACCTACAAACCATTCGTAAATCTTCGGCCCATTTATTGGCATTAATTAATGATGTACTCGACTTTTCCAAAATTGATGCCGGAAAATTAGAACTCGAAACTGCACCTTTTGATCTTGAAGAAGCAATTTTTGACGTCATGGATATGTTGTCACCTTTGGCTGCACAAAAGCAGATTGAAATGGCATTTTACTATGACGATACCGTTCCGAAACATGTCAATGGTGATATTTTACGCTTTAAGCAAATTCTGACTAATCTGATTTCCAATGCGATTAAATTCACCCCAGATGGCGAAATTATTGTACGTGTGCGTATGGAACATGATGATATTGGACAATGCTTATTGCACTTTAGTGTACAAGACAGCGGAATCGGTTTAAGTGGTACAGATCGTAAAAAACTATTTGAATCTTTCTCACAAGGTGATGCTTCTGTCACACGCCAGTTCGGTGGTACAGGTTTAGGACTTGCCATTTCCAAACAGCTTGTACATTTAATGCACGGGCAAATTGGTTTTGAAGACAATCAAGAACGTGCACCCACAGAAAAAGGCTCAACCTTTTGGTTTACCGCACAGTTTGATGTGGATGAACATGAGGAAATTATCCATCCGGTCTTTAAAGATATGCATGTCGTTTCCTTCCTCGCACACCCTGCAACTGCCAATGTATTACGTCATTATTTAGAAGACTATCAAGTGACGCATATTGAAACACAGTCTATTTTAGACTTGTTTAGCAAGCTCAATAGCTTAGAGCGACTACCTGAAAACACATGGTTAATTGTTGATCATAGCGGTGATACAGAAGCATTATTAAAAGAAATTCGTGCACGTTATCAAGGTCATTTAGCCGTATATGGCTATCAAATGTCATTAGAGCCAAATATGCTCAATGAATATCGTGCTCGTCCATTATATCAACCGCTCAGTCGTACAGGCGTCATTCAACTGCTCAGCAATCAGCCAATTTTTGAACCTGAGCAACACCAAGATTTTAAAGCACGTGATCTGCATGTCTTGGCAGTCGATGACCATTTGCCCAACTTAATTGTACTTGAAGCCCTGCTTGCTGAACTCAATGTCAAAACCACCAAAGCGCAAAGTGGTCAAGAAGCATTAACCATCATCCAACAAGGTATTGAACAAGGCTTAAAACCACATGATCTCGTGTTTATGGACATTCAAATGCCTGTCATGTCAGGTATTGATACCACCCGTGCCATTCGTTCTTTAGAGTCAACTTTGGATGGCATGCGCATGCCGATCATTGCGCTCACTGCTCATGCACTGGCAGATGAAAAACAAAAACTTCTAAAAGTAGGTATGGATGACTATGTCACCAAACCCATTCAGATTGATCAATTGATTCAAATCTTAACGCAATGGACATCTGATAACTTTGTTCAATCACAACAAGCTACTGAAAATACGGTCTATGTCGATGCACTCGACCCCGATATCTTAGATTGGAAACAAAGTCTTTCTTTAGCAGCCAATAAAGAAGATTTAGCACAAGATTTACTCAAAATGTTAGTCGATAGCTTCCCAACAGAATTAGATGAAATTTCACAATTGATTGAACTTGAAGATTTCCCACAGCTTGAACATGTATTACATCGTTTA
The DNA window shown above is from Acinetobacter piscicola and carries:
- a CDS encoding ATP-binding protein, translated to MSNFNKKLFKRLKLNHAYGQLIALIFVPITILACVGALLVIKETSSATKSNQRYAAIAILSRYQNTAEQLIRLIQNDPKQKPHAENILQHMFNEKYLIRAAIVQSNSKVLLNVGYQSQQSWPKPPTQGTFVGPLTAKHNNIYATLLHNNTQQPPVWLMIELDNQPLEIAHYRVMIVLITTGLFTLLLLLLCLNFYSRRWIAPMYEIRMQLQRLNADTLDQHMVINSTGELRLLQRDIANVVKRLHFSFLELKEHTEQTEDDLRRTLDTLEVQNITYKQARDQAISSNQAKSVFLANISHELRTPLNSIDGFIHLLLRQDNLSNDQSLYLQTIRKSSAHLLALINDVLDFSKIDAGKLELETAPFDLEEAIFDVMDMLSPLAAQKQIEMAFYYDDTVPKHVNGDILRFKQILTNLISNAIKFTPDGEIIVRVRMEHDDIGQCLLHFSVQDSGIGLSGTDRKKLFESFSQGDASVTRQFGGTGLGLAISKQLVHLMHGQIGFEDNQERAPTEKGSTFWFTAQFDVDEHEEIIHPVFKDMHVVSFLAHPATANVLRHYLEDYQVTHIETQSILDLFSKLNSLERLPENTWLIVDHSGDTEALLKEIRARYQGHLAVYGYQMSLEPNMLNEYRARPLYQPLSRTGVIQLLSNQPIFEPEQHQDFKARDLHVLAVDDHLPNLIVLEALLAELNVKTTKAQSGQEALTIIQQGIEQGLKPHDLVFMDIQMPVMSGIDTTRAIRSLESTLDGMRMPIIALTAHALADEKQKLLKVGMDDYVTKPIQIDQLIQILTQWTSDNFVQSQQATENTVYVDALDPDILDWKQSLSLAANKEDLAQDLLKMLVDSFPTELDEISQLIELEDFPQLEHVLHRLYGATRYVGTPKLQRATGEFEQFVSTLRKERRKADEPFIQETLQRLDHLQLVIHEVESAAQQVLSS